TTTTTAGATTTTGCTGGCGGTATTGGTGTTATGAATATTGGACATAGTAATCTTGAAGTAGTAGCTGCAGTAAAAGAACAAGCTGAAAAATATTTTCACACATGCTCAATGGTGGTAAATTATGAATCGTATATTAAATTAGCGGAAAAATTAAACGAGGTAACTCCGGGAAATTTTAAGAAAAAAACTTTTTTCGTGAATAGTGGCGCAGAAGCTGTAGAGAATGCTATAAAAATAGCACGCAAATACACTGGAAGAACAGAAATAGTAGTCTTTAATGGAGCGTTTCACGGTAGGACGTTAATGACAATGACGCTTACAAGTAAAGTAAAACCTTATAAGTTGGGTTTTGGTCCATTTGCTCCAGGCATTCATCGAATGTACTTTCCTTATTGTTATAGATGCCCTTTAGGTTTAGAAAAAAACAATTGCAATATGCAATGTGTAAAATTGTTTGATGATTTTTTTATAGAAGAGGTGGCGCCAGAAGAAATAGCGGCCATTATTATAGAACCAATACTTGGTGAAAGTGGTTTTATAATCCCACCCGATGAATATATTATTCAATTAAGGTCCATATGCGATAAATATGGAATAGTGTTAATAGCTGATGAAGTCCAAACTGGTTTTTGCAGAACAGGCAAGATGTTTGCAAGTCAATATTGGAGTGTTTATCCAGACATTATTACTACTGCAAAATCTGTGGGTAGTGGACTGCCTATCGCCGGCATAACTGGAAAAGCTGAAATTATGGATGCTACTCATAGTGGCGGTTTGGGAGGGACTTTTGGTGGTAATCCACTTGCTTGTGTGGCTGGACTGAAAGTTATAGAGATTATGCAAAGGGATAATTTTTGTGATAAAGCTAATTCTATTGGAAAAATTTGCATAGATAGATTAAACGCAATGAAAGAAAAATACAAAATTATTGGAGATGTAAGAGGCCGTGGTGCAATGATAGCTATGGAATTAGTAAAAGACAGACAAACAAAAGAACCAGCAAAAGAAGAAACAACAAAAATTATTAATGAGTGTTGGAAAAATGGATTATTACTTTTAAGTGCTGGGACTAGGGGCAACACAATAAGATTTTTAATGCCTTTGGTGGTTACTGAAAAACAGTTAATAAACGGGTTAGAAGTATTAGAGAGAGCAATAAAAACAGTCGTATAAGTTTAAACCAGAGGTTATGTCCCATGAAAAATGTAGATAAAATTGAAAGTTTTGGTTACAAACAAGAACTAAAAAGATCTTTATCTTTTTGGGCGTTGTTAGTTTATGGAGTAACATTCTTAAACCCAACAGCACCGATGAACTTATACGGTATTGTTGTAGGACCTAGCGGTGGTATGATAGCATTAACTTTTTTGTTTGGAGCGGTTGCAATGTATTTTACTGCCTTAAGCTATTCTAGAATGGCAACCGAATTTCCAATCGCTGGCTCAATATATTCATATGCCCAGCGTTCTTTTAATCCGTATATAGGTTTTGTTGTGGGATGGACTATAATGTTGGATTACGTTTTGTTGCCAGCTTTCTTATACTTAGTTGCTGGATTGTGGTTATCACAATTAATACCCATTATTCCTTACTGGGGCTGGATCATTATTGTAATAGCTATAAACACTATTATAAGTATAATAGGAATTGAGCTAACTACAAAAACAAATATAACTATACTTATATTTGAATTAATTGTTATAGTGCTTTTTGTATTAGCTGCCTTCTGGAGTGTATACTATAAACATATTGGTAGTTTTAATATAAAACCTTTTTTTGACGCCTCAAAATTTCATATTAGCACTATACTTTCTGCTACCTCTGTTGCTGTTATGGGCTATTTAGGTTTTGATGCTCTTAGCACTTTATCTGAGGAAACCAAAAATCCA
Above is a window of Desulfurella amilsii DNA encoding:
- a CDS encoding APC family permease, yielding MKNVDKIESFGYKQELKRSLSFWALLVYGVTFLNPTAPMNLYGIVVGPSGGMIALTFLFGAVAMYFTALSYSRMATEFPIAGSIYSYAQRSFNPYIGFVVGWTIMLDYVLLPAFLYLVAGLWLSQLIPIIPYWGWIIIVIAINTIISIIGIELTTKTNITILIFELIVIVLFVLAAFWSVYYKHIGSFNIKPFFDASKFHISTILSATSVAVMGYLGFDALSTLSEETKNPSKVMGKAIVATVIVMGALFVLENYMAASVWPNYNNFTNPNVAFYFIAQKAGGSWLRFLVFLAVIVSAITCALVTQTGFARLIYSMARDEMLPRFLAKVHPKYKTPYINSLLIALISIVASTSMSLDFITNLINFGALTAYLVIHLTVINYFVIRKKMTDAASLFKYLILPIIGFIIIFYVWLSLDKDAKILGFTWLILGIIYGAIVSKGYKKVPPALKV
- the gabT gene encoding 4-aminobutyrate--2-oxoglutarate transaminase; the encoded protein is MDLKLVEEPKIITELPGPKAKKLLEQRNNNLPVGVSQLTSTFIEKAQGAVIEDVDGNVFLDFAGGIGVMNIGHSNLEVVAAVKEQAEKYFHTCSMVVNYESYIKLAEKLNEVTPGNFKKKTFFVNSGAEAVENAIKIARKYTGRTEIVVFNGAFHGRTLMTMTLTSKVKPYKLGFGPFAPGIHRMYFPYCYRCPLGLEKNNCNMQCVKLFDDFFIEEVAPEEIAAIIIEPILGESGFIIPPDEYIIQLRSICDKYGIVLIADEVQTGFCRTGKMFASQYWSVYPDIITTAKSVGSGLPIAGITGKAEIMDATHSGGLGGTFGGNPLACVAGLKVIEIMQRDNFCDKANSIGKICIDRLNAMKEKYKIIGDVRGRGAMIAMELVKDRQTKEPAKEETTKIINECWKNGLLLLSAGTRGNTIRFLMPLVVTEKQLINGLEVLERAIKTVV